Proteins from a single region of Fodinibius sp. Rm-B-1B1-1:
- a CDS encoding two-component regulator propeller domain-containing protein, producing the protein MYIKQLCFGCICLLFLPLLGYSQHYNFKTYSVDKGLPQSQVHDIVQTQDGYIWMATYGGGLARFNGNSFTTYTREDGLKNDLVEELFVDSKDDLWVATDGGGVAKFEGDSLVYPIKNDSLNSYAVTTIEESRDGGIWFGTYKGGIFVLKNEEIVRYTTAEGLSSNSVWELHEKKDGDILIATANGMSVYDGENFASYYKKDGLAGNTIYNFSEIEKDEIWIATNRGISAWDGEEFNFVQRENGPTKNNFIYEIIKAADGTIWAATRDNGLFLFEDDSVTQLTEKNGLSSNYIYKLFEDADNNIWVGTDEDGANLYRESGFVFYNEQTGLSNNEILNVHIDEENILWMGTTSGIASFDGEIFKDYELPGMFDNNHIWNITSLPNGNKLVAMPDSTLKEFDGNTFNDFSAEYGLEKLFIYDLLIDRSNLLWLSTDSGLYSVNLNSHEVEHFSENDGLANTRVFHVYEDSNGRKWIGTYYGLSILQDGDFTSLNIDDGLLHSQVNYITEDNKGNIWIGTRGGVSVLKGVVNNEPTEIKNFTKDDGMVLLNTHFLWFDEQGYLWQGTNGGLQRLDVPSYYETDSMRVTHYPLTDEGIGMEFNFQSLAASSKKHAWMGGMKGVVSITPENMEEISITDLNITDIKANSSRVDWSQYSEELDYQNGTLDFPSIEFSSDKNIFEFTYHGISFTTPDNVTYRYKLEGFNEEWLPETQDNSAVFTNLDPGNYTFVVQARNSNSQWKNNQTSYSFSIAAPFWRTYWFYALIACSVTVLIYGYIQFRVNKLENRELQKRVDQQTEHLMKALEEKEVLIKEIHHRVKNNLAVISGLLELQMDQADNGFVNRVLSESQRRVQSISMIHEKLYQNERLAEINFERYVRELIEIITYSFSYPDKDINVNFNIDDFKLGIDQGIPCGLILNEVISNSFEHAFTQQDAGKIDITINYTGSNIEVMVEDNGKGLPENFETQERESLGITLIDTLSQQLQGSYTLRDTGKGTFFKLMFEKEETVVDIPT; encoded by the coding sequence ATGTATATTAAACAATTATGCTTCGGCTGTATATGCCTACTATTTCTTCCTTTGTTAGGGTACAGTCAACATTATAACTTTAAGACCTATTCTGTTGATAAGGGATTACCACAATCACAAGTCCATGATATCGTACAAACACAGGATGGATATATCTGGATGGCCACCTATGGTGGAGGGCTGGCTCGTTTTAATGGCAATTCATTCACAACCTATACCAGAGAGGATGGATTAAAGAATGACCTTGTTGAAGAATTATTCGTTGATTCGAAAGATGATTTATGGGTTGCCACCGATGGAGGGGGAGTGGCTAAATTTGAGGGCGATAGTTTAGTATATCCAATAAAAAATGATTCGCTGAATTCTTATGCTGTAACAACTATTGAAGAATCCAGGGATGGAGGTATATGGTTTGGTACATATAAGGGAGGTATTTTCGTCTTAAAAAATGAGGAGATAGTCCGATATACAACAGCAGAAGGACTTTCTTCTAACAGTGTATGGGAACTCCATGAAAAAAAGGATGGGGATATTTTAATTGCAACGGCTAACGGCATGTCGGTTTATGATGGTGAAAACTTTGCCAGTTATTATAAAAAAGATGGACTGGCAGGAAATACCATCTATAACTTTTCGGAAATAGAAAAAGACGAGATTTGGATTGCTACAAATCGTGGTATATCAGCATGGGATGGAGAAGAGTTTAATTTTGTACAGAGAGAAAATGGTCCAACCAAGAATAATTTTATTTATGAGATAATAAAGGCTGCAGACGGTACTATTTGGGCGGCAACAAGAGATAATGGACTCTTTCTGTTTGAAGATGATAGCGTGACTCAGCTCACCGAAAAAAATGGACTCAGTAGTAATTACATTTATAAATTATTTGAGGATGCTGATAATAATATTTGGGTTGGAACCGATGAAGACGGGGCAAATTTATATCGTGAGAGTGGCTTTGTTTTTTATAATGAACAAACAGGGTTATCGAATAACGAGATATTGAATGTTCACATCGATGAAGAGAATATTCTTTGGATGGGAACAACCAGTGGGATTGCGTCTTTTGATGGAGAAATTTTCAAAGATTATGAGTTGCCTGGGATGTTTGATAATAACCATATCTGGAATATTACCAGCTTACCTAATGGTAATAAGCTCGTTGCAATGCCAGATAGTACGTTAAAAGAATTCGATGGAAATACATTCAATGATTTTTCTGCTGAGTACGGATTAGAAAAATTATTTATTTATGATTTGTTGATTGACCGATCTAATCTATTATGGCTTAGCACGGATAGTGGTCTTTATAGCGTTAATCTAAATAGCCACGAAGTTGAACATTTTTCTGAAAATGATGGCTTGGCTAATACGAGAGTATTTCATGTTTATGAGGATAGTAATGGACGAAAATGGATTGGTACCTACTATGGGTTAAGTATACTTCAGGACGGGGATTTCACTTCTCTCAACATTGATGATGGGTTGCTCCATAGCCAAGTAAACTATATCACCGAAGACAATAAGGGGAATATCTGGATTGGTACTCGAGGAGGAGTTTCGGTGTTAAAAGGCGTTGTAAATAATGAACCCACAGAAATTAAAAACTTTACCAAGGACGATGGGATGGTTCTTTTAAATACCCACTTCTTATGGTTCGATGAGCAGGGTTATCTTTGGCAGGGAACTAATGGCGGGCTCCAAAGATTAGATGTGCCATCATATTATGAGACCGACTCAATGCGTGTTACTCATTATCCCCTGACAGATGAAGGAATTGGCATGGAATTTAACTTTCAGTCGCTGGCTGCTTCCAGTAAAAAGCATGCCTGGATGGGAGGTATGAAGGGGGTAGTGTCTATTACGCCAGAAAATATGGAGGAAATATCAATTACAGATTTGAATATCACGGATATTAAGGCGAACAGTTCACGTGTAGACTGGTCGCAATATAGTGAGGAGCTAGACTATCAAAATGGAACACTTGATTTTCCTTCTATTGAATTCTCTTCAGACAAAAATATTTTCGAGTTTACATATCATGGTATCTCATTTACTACGCCAGATAATGTAACGTACCGCTATAAACTTGAAGGCTTTAATGAAGAATGGTTGCCTGAAACCCAGGATAACTCGGCAGTCTTTACAAATTTAGATCCGGGTAATTATACCTTTGTTGTTCAAGCCAGAAATAGTAACTCTCAATGGAAAAATAATCAAACAAGTTACAGCTTCTCTATTGCAGCTCCGTTTTGGCGCACCTACTGGTTTTATGCCTTGATAGCTTGTTCGGTTACCGTACTTATTTATGGGTATATACAATTTCGAGTTAACAAGCTTGAAAACCGAGAGCTTCAAAAAAGAGTAGACCAACAAACAGAGCATCTGATGAAGGCCTTGGAGGAAAAAGAAGTATTAATTAAGGAGATTCACCACCGGGTTAAAAACAATTTGGCGGTAATTTCGGGCTTGCTTGAATTGCAGATGGACCAAGCAGACAATGGATTTGTCAACCGTGTACTCTCCGAAAGTCAGCGCCGGGTGCAATCGATATCGATGATCCACGAAAAGTTGTATCAAAATGAACGTCTTGCTGAAATAAACTTTGAAAGATATGTGCGTGAGCTGATTGAAATTATAACCTATTCTTTCAGTTATCCCGATAAAGACATCAATGTGAACTTCAATATCGACGATTTTAAACTTGGTATTGATCAGGGGATCCCATGCGGGTTGATATTGAACGAGGTGATAAGTAATTCATTTGAACACGCATTTACCCAGCAGGATGCCGGGAAGATTGATATTACTATTAATTATACAGGCTCAAACATTGAGGTAATGGTAGAAGATAACGGTAAGGGCCTGCCCGAAAATTTTGAAACTCAAGAACGAGAGAGCCTGGGAATTACTCTTATTGATACATTAAGTCAGCAATTACAAGGCTCCTATACACTACGCGATACAGGTAAGGGCACGTTTTTTAAATTGATGTTTGAAAAAGAAGAAACGGTTGTTGATATCCCGACGTAA